The genomic segment ACTTCATCAATTGAaatagaattgaccccaaccctaatGACCAGCTTTTGAATAATAGGCCTTCACACTATGTACTACCACTGAACACTGCATAAAGCcataaaacagaaacaactgaTTATTTGATGATACTCTCAAAAACCCTGATTTAGAAATAATCTGCATTTATAACTATCAATTATACCTGAACAAGGATATCATATGACCACTTTTACAAACAAACAATATATTTTTGAAAACTGCACAGCAATTCTTCAAGACACTTATTTTATCAACATAATAATATTATGTTTTATGTGCTACATATGAAACATACGtagtaaaaaataaaactgaGCAAAAAGGGAAAAACATCCAGTTTTTGCACACTGCTACATTTTCTGCTTTTGAGGCGATTGGATTAAATTGAGTGCCAAAACATTAGTGTAAATATTCAGTGCTTgcacagcctccctccctcctaaagACAGGCCATTTTGTATCCTGTCTCCTCTTCTATCGCTCGTCTCTTCTTCAGGTCCTGAAGTACAGTATTCAATGAAAAAGGAGGACTTCTCAGCGCTGTGGGGAAAACAAATTCATATTAGCTCTGTTCACAGAAGGGGTTATGGGTACATAGCCCGAAGGTTATAACACATGCATAGTAAAGACAGTTTAGTTGTCCAGTATCATGCATTGTGTATTCTGTTGAAGCAAGCAAAACAGTGCAAAGGCGTACATTAAATGTCAACATGTCACTCAAGACAGACTGCTGCAGAGAGAGCAGCAGCTTGCAGAGCTCATTCTCTTGAAAACAACCCTTCCTCGTGCAAAGCCTGATGATGAGGTGTTACTACTGTTCTGCACTTGAACTAGGCTTGCTTAAGTTAATATTAGACCAGATAGCTGGGGAGTTTACCAGTGTGTCATCTACACTTTTTAACCCTTTTTGAACATCTCACTATGGCTTCACGTTTAAAATCTAACATAGGCTTCACAACTGAAATGTTTATGTTTATAATAAGGTTGTTAGAACAACCGGGTTATGCTCCAGGACATTCTAATTCCACATGAACAAATAACATTACTCAGAGGTTGTCATTCACACGTCATTTTACACTCACTTGACAGTAGACATTGGAAatgcatgatgatgatgatgatgatgaagttcTTACCTTGGTATTAGTGTTCATGTGTCCTGGAATCGTTTTTGCTGGGTGTCTGCTCTACTGACTTTGACCCAACTTCATCATCTTCACTGGAATGCAACTTTTTTCTTGTACTTGTACTTTGCGGTTctgataaaaaattaaataatatttAAAGACATGTCAGTAAACTGTTTTTCGTGAAAAAGCTAATTTCCCTCCCTGTTGAATAGTTCAGAAATTAAGTTTATCATCAAGCTAAACAGCCAAGTGGTTATATAATCATGCTATTCATTAGGCCAGAGCAGAACACACATTAAAAACTGAAGACGAGGAAGAAATCAAAGTATTAAATAGCCTGACACACAAAGCGTGTCTTTCTGAAAAGAAAGTATCGACGGAATCTAGAGGTGCGCGGTACAAAGTATAGGCTTTCTGCGACATTGTATCAGTGCAGTGACGCAGAATTGTTATACAATCTCGCAGATTGTAACAATTTATTTCGACTGTGCCATATTGTGCGGAGGAGACTGGCTGAATTGTTGTCGATTGGTTAACTCTAAAATCCTCAAGTCAATTTTCAAAACTGCATCATTTACCTGGACTTGCAGGTCTTTTCCTTTCCCCGATGTGAGAGTGGTGACAATCCGCCTGCCTCTCGCTCTTCTCGGTCTCCTCGGATTGCTCAACCCCGTTTGCAGGACAGCTCGGTCGGACTCGGTAATCATGATTCCCGTTATGGTCCACATTTCCAGAGGACCAGCCTCGCTTGTGAGGCGGTCTGGTGTAAAAGTCAGGCAGGTCACTGCTTTTCATGGGTTCCCATTTATAATCTCCCTGGGGAAGGGGCTCGTCGTTTAGGAAATCATAATTCCATTTGTCAATAGATGCCTTCTCCATCTCGTTCATTTGAACCAAACACTCCCTCCTAAATTCGTCGTGATCCACCGATCCGAAAAGATTTCTGCGAATCGGGGTCTTCGTGTGATCCGTCGGACGCGGATCCACCCTTTCCAACGTCGGACTCCCATTCGAAAGactaacatttgacattttgttGCACATATGAAAACGACCCTATGTCGCGACGGTTTATCCCAAAAAACAAGTATTCCTTTTAAATAAGCGACCTGGATCACAAGTTAGAGACGCATGCATAGCATCCGTAAAACTGCCAACGTGATTCCCCCTCCAAGCGAAAAACAATCTGCCCGTCTAGTGAAGGCTTAGTTCTGTTAGTTCCGTagtcaaatggaagaaaacaaccAAGTCATCTGTGCTGTACCAAAGatgatggatatactgacaagatacatgtctctccgccctaacaatgggagtcgttgtccacaaagcggcacggcgggctgtctagctcccgcctatcctttctttggattggtggatacatctcattattctaatctttttttaaatattcgatgagggttgttgacgtcaaccgcctgtacTGAATTGGGAGAGAGGCTATGCTAATAGCCTCATTTCAttaatatgcatagccatctcgagacattttacattttagtcatttagcagacgctctttccagagcgacttacagttagtgagtgcatacattttcatactggacaactccaatataaagtgtttttccttaaagttgccgggatgtcacgtgtcttTCTTATATCAGTAAActcgtaacaacttaagcattacgaaacttataTCTGATCAAATTAACCTCACTTAGCAAATAAGCCATACATTTttatgttgaccaaattcgacattCTCATTGACTTCCATAAAAAACGCATTGCTTGTTTGGCGAACCAACGAAAACCGCCCCCTGCTGGacggagacaggtgttttttcCGAGTttggcctctctctttctctcgctggCTGGACCCAATGTGGCATTAGAGAGGAACTGC from the Coregonus clupeaformis isolate EN_2021a chromosome 14, ASM2061545v1, whole genome shotgun sequence genome contains:
- the LOC121581240 gene encoding cyclin-dependent kinase inhibitor 1B-like, which encodes MCNKMSNVSLSNGSPTLERVDPRPTDHTKTPIRRNLFGSVDHDEFRRECLVQMNEMEKASIDKWNYDFLNDEPLPQGDYKWEPMKSSDLPDFYTRPPHKRGWSSGNVDHNGNHDYRVRPSCPANGVEQSEETEKSERQADCHHSHIGERKRPASPEPQSTSTRKKLHSSEDDEVGSKSVEQTPSKNDSRTHEH